The following is a genomic window from Streptomyces chrestomyceticus JCM 4735.
GGACGCTCATGGCCGCCTGGCCCTGGGGCGAATCGTCCGGTGCACGGCAGGTCTCCCGGTCACCGGTGGTCGGCGATGTAGCTCACCACGTCGCCGACCGTTCGCAACTCCGTGACCAGGTCGTCGGGGATCTTCACCGCGAACCGGTCCTCGGCCACCACGGTGATCTCCACCATCGACAGGGAGTCGATGTCGAGATCGTCGGTGAAGGACTTCTCGGTGGTCACCTCGGCGGAGTCGACGCCGACGACCTCTTCGACGATCTTGGCGATGGTGTGCAGAATGTCGGTGCTGTCGTTCGCCACGGGTTCCTCCGTCTTGTCTGGGGTCGGTGGGGCGGACCTCGGTGGGATGTCAGAGCCCGAGGCGCTGTCGGTAGGTGGCGAGGGTGCGCAGGAAGCCGTCCAGTTGCTCCTCGGTGTGACCCGCGTGCGGGAACAGGCGCAGAAGCGCCTGGTTGCGTGCGACGGCCGGGTAGGAGAAGACGGGCACGAGGTAGCCGTCCTCGACGAACCACTCCCGCATCTGCAGGGCGACGGCGTCGTTCCCGATGGGCACCGAGAGCATGTACGACTCGGTGGGCAGCGTCGGCGTACCGGCCTCGTGCATCTGCCGGCGCAGGCGTGCGGCGTGCGCCAGGTAGTCGTCGACGATCTCCGGTGTGCCGGCCAGGACATCGATCGTGCGCTCGGCGGCGTACGCGGTGGGCGGCTGGATGGCGGCCGTGAACATGGAGGTGCCGGAGAGCAGTTCGAAGGCGTCGACGGCCGCCGCCGGTCCGGCGATCGCGCCGCCTTCCAGGCCGACGGCTTTCGACAGGGACACCATGACGAAGTCGGCCCGCTCCCGGATGGCGGCCGCCTCCCGTGCGTACGGACGGTTCTCGGGCCCGTACACCATGAAGCCGTTCGCATCGTCGATCATGCTGATGGCGCCGTGCCGGTCGCACGCGTCGAGGATCTCCACGATCGGCCCCATGGTGCCGTCCGCCGAGTAGAGACTCTCGGCGATCACCACGGTCTTGCGGGACCGGTCCCGGCCCAGGATGCGCGCCAGGTCGGTGACGTCGTTATGCCGGAACGCGTGGACGTTGCGGCCGTAGCCGAGCCCTTCGAGGCCCTTCCAGATGCTCCAGTGGACGTCCCGGTCGACGACGAAGACGGTGTCGCGGTTGCGCACCTCGATCCCGGCGTCGAAGTGTGCGGCGCTGCTCATGGCGTGGACGAAACCGATGTTGGCCAGGAGGCCCGTGGCGAAGCTGATGGCCCGTTCCTTGCCGGTGTGGCGGGCGATCGTCTGCTCCAGCACGTGGTGGGGACGGCAAATCCCCTGGGTCATCCTGGATCCGCTGGTGCTCAGGCCGTGGGCGAGCGCCCCCTCGGCGAAATAGCGCCGGACCGGGAGGTGGCGCTCCAGGTCGAGGAAGCTGATGCTCGCGAAGTTCACCAGCTCGCGGCCGCCACGGACGATGGTCGGCCCGACGGGACCGTCCACCACCGGCGGGCGGTATGCGGTGTCGTGCGTGTTGGCCTCGACGAAAGCGGCGAAACCCCATGGGGCAAGGCGGTCCACGGACGGTGCGGAGGTGGTGCGGGACGCGGTCATGGCGAGGTTTCCCCTCCACGGTGGGCGCGGGGCGGCGAGGGCTCCAGGGCTGCGGCGAGGTGACCGAGCGAAGCCGTTCCGGCCAGCTCGTCCGGCGCGATGCCGGTGAAGCCGGACTGGTCGAGCAGCGCCAGGAGGCGCGGGACGGCGACCAGGGTGACTCCGTGGTCGGCGAGGCAACGGTTCATGTCCACGGCGTCAGGGCCGGCCGAGGAGCCGGCCGGCGGGCCGCCCGGTGCGACAGCGGCCACGGCGGCGGCCAGCGCCCGTTCGGCGCCCGACGCAGGCGGGCGCGACGGGAGTTGCCGAGGCCCTGTGCTGTCGGTGGCGGTGCTGGACTGGACGGACGGCCGACCGGGTGCGGGGCCGGCCGGCGACAGGACGTAGCGGCCCGGGGCCACGACGCCGGGCACTTCACCGAGGTGGTCCAGGACGTGGCGGTGCAAGTCGTCGGGGGTGACGCCGGGGGCGGTGCGGACGTGTGCGACGAGGTACGGTCCGTCACCTGCCTCCGCGACCTCCTCGTTCTCCACCACGGCGTCCCCGCTGGGCGCCACCGTCACATCGAGCACTCCGGGGTGGCGGCGCAGCACCTCTTCGACCGTGGTCAGGCGCACCCATCCCTGCGGGGCGCGCCACCAACCGGCGGCGGCCGGGGTGAGCGGGCGGGCCGGGACCGGGCACTCGGCACCGTCGGCGAGCGCTCGCAGGAAACCGCACAGCCGGACGGGTAACGCCAGGGCCTGCCCGGCATCGAGCAGGTGGTCCCCGACGGTGACATCGAGGGTGACGAGCCCCCCGTCGCGGCCGAGGTCGACATAGAGCGTTTCGCAGGGCTCGTCGGGCGCGCTGCTGATCCAGGTGCTGGGCCCCTCCGGCGGAGTGTTCTGCGTGGGGACCAGGTAGTCGCGCGGCCACGAGTAGCAGTTGTACTCGATGGTGGGTACGGTCACGACACCGCGGCGGCGGTCCATCCGGGCCTGGGCGGCGACCAGTTCCGCGGGGCGCCACTGACCGTGCCGGTAGGCCGTGGCGGAGGCGGCCGTCACCGAGGCGACCACCTCGCCGAACGCCGCACCGGGCCGGAGGTCGATCTGTACCGGAACCGTCAGGGCCTGGACGCCGACGCTGTTGCGCAGGGCGGCCCGGGCCCGGTTGGACACCACGACCGACGCGAGGAACCGGTGTTCGCCGGTGCGGGTGGCGACGTCGTGGGCGAGCGCCGCGAGCACCACGACCTCCGGACTGGCCCGATACCGCCGGGCGACGCGTTCGAGGTCATCGTACGCGGCCGCCGAGCGGTGCTGGAGGCGGTGGCGGCCCTCCCCGTTCTCGCTCCCGCCGAACGGGGCCAGTACGCCCGTCGGATTGCCGGCGAGACGCGTCAGCCACTCATGCTCTGCTGCGCGGGCGCGTTCCGGAAGCTGGGCGGCGACCGTGTCGAGCGGGTGCAGGGGCGCCCCCGCCGGTACGTCGTGGCCGCGCAGGTGGTCGTGCAATTGGCTGATCAGGACCGCCAGCCCCCACCCGTCGATGAGTACGTGGTGGGCGGCCATCAGGACCGCACGCGGCTCCCCTGCCTCCAGCAGCACCCTGGCGAGCCAGGGCGGATTGCGCTCGGGATCGATCGGGCGGGCGGCCAGCGCCGCTGTGGCGGCCTCCAAGGTGGCGGCATCGGCGGCGGGGACATCGACGTGATCGACCGGCAGCGGGGCCCAATCCGCGCGGTGGACGTGCTGTACGGGACGGAGCGGGTCGACAGTGCTCCGCAGCGCCTCGTGGCGGGCGGTGAGGGACGCGAGCGCCGCGTGCACGTCGGCGACGGTTGCCGGGGGCGGGACGTGGCAGTGGTCGGCGAGCGGTGTCGGGTTCACCCGCCGCGATGAGGGAATGGTGCGTTCGAACCAGTGCCACTGCTGGACCCAGTTCAGCGGCCCGCTGCGGATGACGGTGGCGGGGCTCGTCGGCGGTTCCGGAAGGTGCTGCACGGCCCGAGACCTCATACTGCCCGGACCACGAGAGCGGCGTTGTGGCCGCCGAAGCCGAACGAGTTGCTCAACGCGATCCGGATATGTTCGTGGCGCTGCGTCCGGTGCGGCACGAAGTTGATGTCCGGGTCGATCGGTTCGTCGCAGTTGATGGTCGGCGGGACGTCCCCCGTCCGGAGGGCCTGGATCGACGCCACGAGCTCGACCGCCCCGGCGGCGCCGATCATGTGCCCGGTCATCGACTTGGTGGAGCTGACCGGGATACGGGTGACCCGGTCTCCCAGTACCTTGCGCAGGACGGTCGCCTCGATGGCGTCGTTCAGCAGCGTTCCGGTGCCGTGCGCGTTGACGTAGTCCACGTCCGCCCCCGTGATCCCCGCGTCGCGCAGCGCCGCCTCGACGGCACGGCACGCGCCCCGTCCCTCCGGATGCGGGGCGGTCCAGTGATGCGCGTCGGACGTCGCTCCGTAGCCGATGAGTTCGGCCAAGGCCGCCGCCCCTCGTCTGTCGGCCACCTCGGCGGCCTCCAGCACCACCACGGCGGCTCCCTCACTCATCACGAACCCGTCGCGCCGCGCATCGAACGGACGGCATGCCGCAGCCGGATCGTCGTTACGCCTCGACAGCGCGCGGGCGTTGCCGCTGCCCGCGAGGTCGACGGCGGTGACGCAGGCGTCGGCGCCGCCGGCGAGGACGATGTCGGCCTCCCCATGGCTGATCATGCGCATCCCCGCGCCCACCGCGTCCGCGCCGCTGGCACACGCCGTGCTCTGGGCACGGCTGGGCCCCTGGGTGCCGATGCGCAGGCTGATCTCTCCGGCAGCGCTGTCCATGGCGGTCGTGACCTGGGTGAAGGGGACGATGGCCCGTGGCCCTTTGTCGCGCAGGATGTTCGCCGCGCGGTAGATCGACCCGACCGGGCCGTACCCACTGCCGATGATCACGGCGACCCGCGGCGCCAGACGGTCGTCGACGACGAGTCCGGCGTGCTCACAAGCCTCCAGCGCCGCGGCGAGGGCGAACTGCGCGTACGGGTCGGCGCGACGGCTGACCATCGGGGGCATGTAGCGGTCGGGGGCGAAGCCGCGGACCTGGCCACCGATCCGGACTGCGAGATCGGTCAGGTCGAACGCGTCCACGGTGTCGATGCCGCTGCGCCCGGCCAGCATCGCCGTCCATGTCTCGTCGACGCTGTGGCCCAGCGGCGTCACCGCCCCGTACCCGGTGACCACCACCTGGCGCCCGTCCCGGCCGCGCCTTGCGTCACCGCGCTCTCCTGCGTCGGTCACTGGGGAATCACCCCGGCGCCGTCGCGGAGGGGCGGGGGTATGTCGTCGGGGGCGACCGGCACCATGAGCACGGCTGTGCCTCCCTGTGCGCAGAACTGCCGCCCGGCAAGAATCTCCCTGGTCAGCGTGGCCTTGTCGCGCAGCACCCGGTAGTGGATGTCCGCTCCGTCCACCACGGGCGGCGGGGCGCCGGGGCGGGTGAAGGGGTAGCGTTCGGCGTCGAGGCCGAGGCGGGCGCGTTGGGCGTCCAGCCAGCCGTAGCCGCCGTTGCACAGCACCACGTACAGGACGCCGCCGTGGGCCGGAGCGGTGACGGCGATGTCCGCGCGGGCCGCGAGGAACGCTCCGTCCCCGATGAACGCGGTGACCTCGTGATCCGGGGCGGCTCGCTTGACCCCGATGGCCGCGGCCGCTCCGAACCCCAGGGGGGTCTGCTCGGACGGCACGATGGAGCCGCCACCGAGGTGGAAGGGGAAGCAATAGGACCACATGTCCTGCAGCCCGTTCTCCTGGACCAGCACACGGGGCTCGCCCGAGGTGGCATCGAGTGCGGCGAGCAGCTCGGCGATGCGGATCTCCGACAGCGTCGCCGCGCGGGCCAGTTCCGCTTCCGCCTCGGACGACATGGCCTTACGGACGACGGCGATCTCGTTCACCCATGCCGCGGTCCCGTCCGCGGGCCCGGCTTTGCGGTCCTCGTCCAGCGCCCGTGACCAGCCGAGCACCGCGTGCCGGGCGTCACCGAGCACGCGCGGGCCCGGGAACTCGGCCGACAGCCCGCCCGGATCAATGTTGACCTGCACGACCGCGACCGGGGGCCACGGCGTTCCGCCTTCGACTACGGTCTCCTCAAGTCGCCCGGCGAGCGACACCACCAGGTCGCAGGACGACCACAACTCACGGGCGGGGGCCGCGGTGTAGAGACCCGCGACGCCACAGAACAGCGGGTGACGCTCGTCGACGGCACCGCGGCCGGACGCGGTGGTGAACAGCGCAGCGCCGAGGCGTTCGGCGAAGCGCTCGACCACGCCACCGTCGTTACGGTGCCGCATTCCGCCGCCCACCAGCACCACCGGACGCCGGCTCGCGCGGATGGCTGTCCATGCCGGGCCGGGTGTCGGGGGGACGGGGTCGACGGGCAGCGTTTCGGGCAGGGTCGGCGGCGGACCGGTGACGAGGATCTCCGCCGTGCGGACGTCATCGGGTATCTCCAGGTACACGGGTCCGGGCGGCGGCCCCGCAGCTCGGGTCAGCGCCGTCACCGTCGCGGGGACGACCCGGCCCGGATGCCCCACCCGGTGCGCCCACCGCACGAGGGGCGCTGTCACCGCGACCTGGTCGCATTCCTGGAATCCGCCGCTGCCCCGGCGCCGTTCGGGCGCGCCGGCGGCGAGCACCAGGACCGGCGCACCGGACTCCCGCGCCTCCAGCAGTCCCGTGGCCGCGTGCGTGACAGCCGGCCCTTTGCCCAGTGCGCAGACGGCGAGCCGGCCTGACTGGAGCGCGTAGCCGGTCGCCATGTACACCGCGTTGCGCTGGTCACGGCACGGCACCAGGTCCACGCCGGCCGTGTCGAGGGCGCGCAGCAACTCCAGATCGTCACCGGGCAGCCCGAAGCAGCTTTCCACCCCGTTCGCCACCAGCAGGCCGACGATCGCCGACCACGCGTCGGCGTACCGCTTCCCCACCCCGGTCACTTCCCACGCACCGCGACAGGGGCGGCAGTCGGCAGATGCTGCGCCACGGCCTGCGACATGAGCAGGGGTTCGGCGTGCCGCTCGCCGCCGTAGGAGAGGTAGTTCGCCCGCATCCCGAATCCGCCGAACGGACGATTGCCGTCCTCGGCTTCGAGCAGCGTGTGGTTGACACAGGTGTGGTGACGCTTGGACAGTACCGCCACCGTATCCGGATCGTTTCCGTAGACCATCGCTCCCAGTGCGCGTTCGCCGAAATAGGGGCTTGCCAACCGTTCGCGCAATCGCCGCGCACTGTGATAAGCAACGACGTTGAAGACCGGGGCGAACATCTCGTCAAGGGGAATCTTGTCGTCGAAGTCCCACAGCAGCACTGTCGGTTCGACCCTGCGGGACAGCAGATCGATGCGTCCGCCGTGCCGGATGCGGCTCACCTGACGTACCAGGTAGTCCGAGCAGTTCACCAGCGCCGAGTCGTAGTGGATGGGTCCGTAGTCGGCGGCAGGGTCGTTGTTGTGCCCAAAACGCAACGACGTCAGATGCGTGGACAAGAGGTCGACGAATTCCTCGGTGCGGCCCTGCGGCGCGAAGACGACGTCGGGGCCGAAGCAGTCCTGACCGGAATTGTAGAGCCGGATTTTCGTCACGTCGTGTACGGCGCGGGTGAGATCGGCGTCGGGTGCGATCACGAAGGGATTGATGCCGCGGCCGAAGAAGAGGAAGAGCTGGTCTTCCGCCAGCCCTTCACGGACGGTCTCGGCGTGGGAGTAGTTTCCGGTGAAGGCGATGAGATCCGCCTCGCGCACCGGCCCCGTCACGAACTTGCGTTGACTGAGGTCGAAAAGCTCGACGGGCAGTCCATGAACCGGCGCCAGCAGCTCGTGCAGGCGTCGCATCTGGCTCTTGATCTCGGAGGACGGTCGAAAGGTGATCCGGTCGGTGTAAAGAGACGCCACGAGCATGTACAGCGCGTAGGAATAGAGCGGGATGTTGGAGGGTGTGAAGACCGCGGCCCGGGGCACGCAGCCAGGACGGGCCCGGCGGATCTCCTCCTCCGCCCCGTCGAGGGTGGCGAGGAACGAACGGATCTCCGCGTCGGCCGTGTGGTGGGGCGATATCTCGGTGAGAATGCCCAGCACCACGTCTTCGTTGGCGGCCACGTACCGGCGCACTGCGCGCAGCGCGTCCACCCGGTCGCCGAAGGGGATGCGGTAATCGGTCGCGCCGACGGCCGAGCCGGACGCGAAGACGTCGGTGGCCGTGGTGTGCGACGCGGGTAATGCGGTCATGGCTATCTTCTCCAGAACGGCCAGGTCGGGCTTTCCCGTACTGGTGAGAGGCAACGCGGGAAGCACGACGATGTGGTCGGGCTGCTCGTAACGGGCGAGCACCGGGCGCAGCGCCCGTCGCCAGTGCGCGGGCTCGTGACCGTCCGGGTCCGTGATCACGAACACCAGCCGGCAGCCCAGGCGCTCGTCGGGGACGGCGACGACCTCCGTCTGCGCGCCGGCCGACTCGGCCCGCTCGGCGAGATGGTCGGGGTAGAGAGTGTGGCCGTCACGGTGCACGGCGTGCTTGCGCCCGACGGGGAAGACGCGGCCGGCGTCGTCGAGCCGACCGATGTCCCCGGTGCGGTGCACAGGACCGGAAACCGGCACCACCTCCCCGTCGTCGCCCAGGTGACCGGTCATCAGGCCGCTGCTGCGTACGACGAGCTCACCGAGCCGGCCGTGGGGAAGC
Proteins encoded in this region:
- a CDS encoding acyl carrier protein → MANDSTDILHTIAKIVEEVVGVDSAEVTTEKSFTDDLDIDSLSMVEITVVAEDRFAVKIPDDLVTELRTVGDVVSYIADHR
- a CDS encoding aminotransferase class I/II-fold pyridoxal phosphate-dependent enzyme, translating into MTASRTTSAPSVDRLAPWGFAAFVEANTHDTAYRPPVVDGPVGPTIVRGGRELVNFASISFLDLERHLPVRRYFAEGALAHGLSTSGSRMTQGICRPHHVLEQTIARHTGKERAISFATGLLANIGFVHAMSSAAHFDAGIEVRNRDTVFVVDRDVHWSIWKGLEGLGYGRNVHAFRHNDVTDLARILGRDRSRKTVVIAESLYSADGTMGPIVEILDACDRHGAISMIDDANGFMVYGPENRPYAREAAAIRERADFVMVSLSKAVGLEGGAIAGPAAAVDAFELLSGTSMFTAAIQPPTAYAAERTIDVLAGTPEIVDDYLAHAARLRRQMHEAGTPTLPTESYMLSVPIGNDAVALQMREWFVEDGYLVPVFSYPAVARNQALLRLFPHAGHTEEQLDGFLRTLATYRQRLGL
- a CDS encoding condensation domain-containing protein, producing the protein MQHLPEPPTSPATVIRSGPLNWVQQWHWFERTIPSSRRVNPTPLADHCHVPPPATVADVHAALASLTARHEALRSTVDPLRPVQHVHRADWAPLPVDHVDVPAADAATLEAATAALAARPIDPERNPPWLARVLLEAGEPRAVLMAAHHVLIDGWGLAVLISQLHDHLRGHDVPAGAPLHPLDTVAAQLPERARAAEHEWLTRLAGNPTGVLAPFGGSENGEGRHRLQHRSAAAYDDLERVARRYRASPEVVVLAALAHDVATRTGEHRFLASVVVSNRARAALRNSVGVQALTVPVQIDLRPGAAFGEVVASVTAASATAYRHGQWRPAELVAAQARMDRRRGVVTVPTIEYNCYSWPRDYLVPTQNTPPEGPSTWISSAPDEPCETLYVDLGRDGGLVTLDVTVGDHLLDAGQALALPVRLCGFLRALADGAECPVPARPLTPAAAGWWRAPQGWVRLTTVEEVLRRHPGVLDVTVAPSGDAVVENEEVAEAGDGPYLVAHVRTAPGVTPDDLHRHVLDHLGEVPGVVAPGRYVLSPAGPAPGRPSVQSSTATDSTGPRQLPSRPPASGAERALAAAVAAVAPGGPPAGSSAGPDAVDMNRCLADHGVTLVAVPRLLALLDQSGFTGIAPDELAGTASLGHLAAALEPSPPRAHRGGETSP
- the fabF gene encoding beta-ketoacyl-ACP synthase II, which produces MTDAGERGDARRGRDGRQVVVTGYGAVTPLGHSVDETWTAMLAGRSGIDTVDAFDLTDLAVRIGGQVRGFAPDRYMPPMVSRRADPYAQFALAAALEACEHAGLVVDDRLAPRVAVIIGSGYGPVGSIYRAANILRDKGPRAIVPFTQVTTAMDSAAGEISLRIGTQGPSRAQSTACASGADAVGAGMRMISHGEADIVLAGGADACVTAVDLAGSGNARALSRRNDDPAAACRPFDARRDGFVMSEGAAVVVLEAAEVADRRGAAALAELIGYGATSDAHHWTAPHPEGRGACRAVEAALRDAGITGADVDYVNAHGTGTLLNDAIEATVLRKVLGDRVTRIPVSSTKSMTGHMIGAAGAVELVASIQALRTGDVPPTINCDEPIDPDINFVPHRTQRHEHIRIALSNSFGFGGHNAALVVRAV
- a CDS encoding thiamine pyrophosphate-binding protein; protein product: MTGVGKRYADAWSAIVGLLVANGVESCFGLPGDDLELLRALDTAGVDLVPCRDQRNAVYMATGYALQSGRLAVCALGKGPAVTHAATGLLEARESGAPVLVLAAGAPERRRGSGGFQECDQVAVTAPLVRWAHRVGHPGRVVPATVTALTRAAGPPPGPVYLEIPDDVRTAEILVTGPPPTLPETLPVDPVPPTPGPAWTAIRASRRPVVLVGGGMRHRNDGGVVERFAERLGAALFTTASGRGAVDERHPLFCGVAGLYTAAPARELWSSCDLVVSLAGRLEETVVEGGTPWPPVAVVQVNIDPGGLSAEFPGPRVLGDARHAVLGWSRALDEDRKAGPADGTAAWVNEIAVVRKAMSSEAEAELARAATLSEIRIAELLAALDATSGEPRVLVQENGLQDMWSYCFPFHLGGGSIVPSEQTPLGFGAAAAIGVKRAAPDHEVTAFIGDGAFLAARADIAVTAPAHGGVLYVVLCNGGYGWLDAQRARLGLDAERYPFTRPGAPPPVVDGADIHYRVLRDKATLTREILAGRQFCAQGGTAVLMVPVAPDDIPPPLRDGAGVIPQ
- a CDS encoding aldehyde dehydrogenase family protein codes for the protein MVSPEGRIWETDDIAARLSGAVELLARRGIEPGSRVMLSRANSPEWVVDLLALIHLDASVVLVDHRAVPSQRARIRVHARVVQEISDSTGGVAAAGPVSHTVAVPDVAAWSRRQDAAISWSSGTTGSPKGIVRSGRSILDNLALSAERMGYRPDDVFLPVLPYSHQYGLSLVLCWWLGGGTLVVYGPTTRLDRALAAGVDHGLSIVDAAPSTYHSLLNLFDRRPALADALKTVRAWCVGGAPLGRSLAARFHARTGRRLLDGYGATEVGNIALAPPADPVGCGTPLPGVVVEVHDDQGRPLPHGRLGELVVRSSGLMTGHLGDDGEVVPVSGPVHRTGDIGRLDDAGRVFPVGRKHAVHRDGHTLYPDHLAERAESAGAQTEVVAVPDERLGCRLVFVITDPDGHEPAHWRRALRPVLARYEQPDHIVVLPALPLTSTGKPDLAVLEKIAMTALPASHTTATDVFASGSAVGATDYRIPFGDRVDALRAVRRYVAANEDVVLGILTEISPHHTADAEIRSFLATLDGAEEEIRRARPGCVPRAAVFTPSNIPLYSYALYMLVASLYTDRITFRPSSEIKSQMRRLHELLAPVHGLPVELFDLSQRKFVTGPVREADLIAFTGNYSHAETVREGLAEDQLFLFFGRGINPFVIAPDADLTRAVHDVTKIRLYNSGQDCFGPDVVFAPQGRTEEFVDLLSTHLTSLRFGHNNDPAADYGPIHYDSALVNCSDYLVRQVSRIRHGGRIDLLSRRVEPTVLLWDFDDKIPLDEMFAPVFNVVAYHSARRLRERLASPYFGERALGAMVYGNDPDTVAVLSKRHHTCVNHTLLEAEDGNRPFGGFGMRANYLSYGGERHAEPLLMSQAVAQHLPTAAPVAVRGK